Proteins encoded within one genomic window of Diceros bicornis minor isolate mBicDic1 chromosome X, mDicBic1.mat.cur, whole genome shotgun sequence:
- the LOC131400391 gene encoding protein EOLA1-like — MRWRPLLSSHRNCTIAIHIAHRDWEDAAWRELLVERLGRTPAQIQALLWEGEKYGRGVIAGLVDVGETLQCPEDLAPDEVVELESQAVLTNLKQKFLTVLSNPRWLLEPIPRKGGRDIFQVDIPEHLIPLGQEA; from the exons ATGCGTTGGCGTCCCCTGCTGAGCAGCCACCGCAACTGTACCATCGCCATCCACATTGCTCACAGGGACTGGGAAGATGCCGCCTGGAGGGAGCTGCTGGTGGAGAGGCTGGGGCGGACCCCCGCTCAGATTCAGGCCTTGCTCTGGGAAGGGGAAAAGTATGGCCGTGGAGTAATTGCTG GGCTCGTTGACGTTGGGGAAACTTTGCAGTGCCCAGAGGACTTAGCTCCTGATGAGGTTGTGGAACTGGAAAGTCAAGCTGTACTGACCAACCTGAAGCAGAAGTTCCTGACTGTGCTTTCAAACCCCAGGTGGTTACTGGAGCCCATACCCAGGAAAGGCGGAAGGGATATCTTCCAGGTAGACATCCCAGAGCACCTGATCcccttggggcaggaggcctga
- the LOC131400157 gene encoding heat shock transcription factor, X-linked member 3-like, producing the protein MASQSTDQIDQVELAPSGNGESAIGVPSNSSLVPNLDSREVLENHSDQAMSQDPGPQDDPRPQDPNQGTAHVEENDLLGLSFPRKLWMLAEDSAFTSVRWNDDGDTVIIEEDLFQREILNRRGAARIFETDSLKTFIRQLNLHGFSKIRSDNSSAHSPGNKRIMIYRNPNFQRHKPLLIENIRRRGDLRIIACPGTSATTPKRKKQVAATRHSPRIHRNEPTKETNKKAQKEAPNAQGPSGSWWFTCSGICSVTCVARRAMGNHHPSEPGSPSGEGPSRNDMFVPLATARRDGIGEPPASPPDYSDYDFVMSLYNTCYFILLAALSVMSAYEAPDEDEEQEGSSDHKRVLCEQCKDNPGP; encoded by the exons ATGGCTAGTCAGAGTACTGACCAGATAGATCAAGTCGAGCTGGCCCCATCAGGTAATGGAGAGTCAGCAATAGGGGTCCCATCTAATTCATCCCTAGTTCCAAATTTGGATTCAAGGGAGGTTTTGGAGAACCACAGTGACCAAGCCATGAGCCAAGATCCAGGCCCCCAAGATGACCCACGACCACAGGATCCAAATCAAGGCACAGCCCACGTGGAAGAAAACGATCTTCTCGGGCTCTCCTTCCCCAGAAAGCTTTGGATGTTAGCAGAGGACAGCGCCTTCACGTCTGTGCGCTGGAATGACGATGGAGACACCGTGATCATTGAAGAAGATCTTTTCCAGAGGGAGATTCTTAACCGGAGAGGTGCAGCGAGAATTTTTGAAACAGACAGCTTGAAGACTTTTATCCGCCAACTGAATCTCCACGGATTCAGCAAAATACGTTCAGACAACTCTTCGGCTCACTCTCCAGGGAACAAGAGAATCATG ATCTACCGAAACCCCAACTTTCAGAGACACAAGCCTCTCCTCATTGAGAACATTCGGAGAAGAGGAGACCTGAGAATTATCGCCTGCCCAGGGACCAGTGCAACAACTCCCAAGAGAAAGAAGCAGGTAGCAGCTACGAGGCACTCCCCAAGAATCCATCGCAATGAACCCaccaaagaaaccaacaaaaaggCGCAGAAGGAAGCCCCCAATGCTCAGGGACCCAGTGGCAGCTGGTGGTTCACGTGTTCTGGTATCTGTTCTGTGACCTGTGTAGCCAGACGTGCCATGGGAAACCATCACCCAAGTGAGCCAGGCAGCCCAAGTGGGGAGGGCCCGTCCAGGAATGATATGTTTGTGCCCCTGGCTACTGCCAGAAGGGACGGCATAGGGGAACCACCCGCCAGCCCCCCAGATTACTCAGATTACGATTTTGTGATGTCCTTGTACAACACCTGTTATTTCATCCTGCTGGCTGCCCTTTCAGTCATGTCCGCATACGAGGCCCCTGACGAGGACGAGGAGCAGGAAGGCTCCTCAGATCACAAACGTGTACTCTGTGAGCAGTGCAAGGACAATCCGGGTCCCTAA